Within Thermus sp. CCB_US3_UF1, the genomic segment GGCCAAGGCCTTGGGATACCAGTACCTGGGGGTCACGGACCACTCCCCGGCGGTGCGGGTGGCGGGGGGGCCCTCCCCCGAGGAGGCCCTCCGGCGGGTGGAGGCCATCCGCCGCTTCAACGAAACCCACGCCCCCCCCTACCTCCTGGCGGGGGCCGAGGTGGACATCCGTCCGGACGGCTCCCTGGACTACCCCGACTGGGTCCTCAGGGAGCTGGACCTGGTCCTGGTCTCCGTCCACTCCCAGTTCAAGCTTTCCAAGGCCGAGCAGACCCGCCGCCTCCTTAAGGCCCTGGAGAACCCCTTCGTCCACGTCCTGGCCCACCCCACCGCCCGGCTTCTGGGCCGCCGGGCCCCCATGGAGGCCGACTGGGAGGCCATCTTCCGCAAGGCCAAGGAGAGGGGGGTAGCGGTGGAGATCGACGGCTACTACGACCGCATGGATCTCCCCGACGATCTGGCCCGGATGGCCTACGGCATGGGCCTTTGGATCAGCCTTTCCACCGACGCCCACCAGGTGGAGCACCTGCGCTTCATGGAGCTGGCGGTGGGCACGGCCCAGCGGGCCTGGATTGGTCCTGAGCGGGTCCTGAACACCTTGGCCTACCCCGAGCTCCTGGCCTGGCTCAAAGCCCGGCGAGGGCCTTTGCCCTGAGGAGGATCTCCAAGAACATATCCCGGGTGAGCCTCCCCGTCTGGGTGTTCTGCCGGGAGACGTGGTAGCTGCTGAGAAGGTGCCTACCCCCGGGCAAGGGGTAGTGGGCCCCGTGGAAGAAGGGGTGGGTGCTCCGCCTGAGGCCAAACTGCTCCAGGAGGGCCTCGTGGGCCACCCGGCCCAGGGCCAGGTAGACCCGGAGTTCGGGAAGGAGGGCAAGCTCCACCCGGGTCCAGGCGCTGCAGGCCAGGATCTCCTCCCGGGTGGGGCGGTTTTCCGGAGGGGCGCAGCGGACCGCGGCGGTCAGGTAGACGCCCAGGAGCCGGAGGCCGTCCCCAGGGAGGCTTTCCCTTTGGCTGGCCAGGCCGGCCTCCCAGAGAAGGGGGTAGAGGAAAGCCCCCGAGGCATCCCCGGTGAAGGGCCGGCCCGTGCGGTTGGACCCGTGGGCCCCGGGGGCTAAGCCGACGAGGAGAAGCCTGGCCTTGGGGTCGCCAAAGCCGGGAACGGGCCTGGCCCAGTACACCTCCCCCCGGTGGGCCCGCTTCTTTCCCGCCACCCCCTCCCGCCAGGCCACCAGGCGGGGGCAAAGGCGGCAGGCCGTGAGTTGGCTGCGGAACTCGGTGAACCCTTCCATCGCCACGAGAATACCCCCTGGACCCTGGGGTCCAGGGGGCGGGAGGCTTGGGCTATTCGCTGCAAGGGCCGGGCCCCAGGTAGCCCTCGTTGTACTGGGCCAGGATGCTGGCGTAGGTGCGGGCTTGGTGGGTCAGGGTGCGGGAGAAGGGGCCGCTGGGCGTGTAGGCGCTGAAGAAGCCTTCGGCCCAGGTGAGGGCCTCGGCCACCGCGGGCGGGGTGGCGGCCCCGTTCAGCTGGTTGAGCTTGGCGGCGATGAACTGGTGGGCCAGCTGGTAGTAGGGGTTGCCCCCGGAAGGCGGGGTCCAGAGGACCTGGTAGTAAGTTTGGTTGGAGCGGTAGAAGTCGGTGTCCTCCCCTTTAGGACCCACCCGATCCCATGTGCTGTTCCGGGGCTTGGCGGGGCCGTACTTGGTGTGGGTCTTCCAGTAGCCCTGGGTCAGGGTGCACCCCTGGGCGCAGGCGGGTACCCGTACCTGCACCGTCCAGCTGGAGGTGGCGGTGCTCCCCGTGGTGTTGGTCCTGAGGGAGGCGGTGTTGGTGAACAGGTAGGAGGTGTCCTGGTTTCCGCAGGGGTAGGGGCCCACGTTGAGGGTGTAGGCGAAGGTTTTGGGGGCCTCCCCGGCGGCTACCGAACCCAGGGGGCCGTAGGGGTAGCGGTCGTCGAATACCTCCACCTGGCCGTCCACCACCTTGGTGGGCTCGCCGAAGGTCACGGGGGCGGTGGCGCTTACTTGGCGGAGCCGCTCCTGGCCCTGGCGCACGTAGGTGGCGGTGGCCGTGTTGGTACGGGCTTCTTTGTTGGGAAGGGGGGCTTGGTAGGTGCAGGAGAGGCTTTGCCCTGGCTCCAGGGTGCGGGGCAAGGGACCGCAGTCCACGCTGGCGGGCATATCAGGGGAAACCAGGTCGGACACGCTTTGCACCACGAAGGGGATGGGGGTGTTGTTGCGCAGGGTGATGGTGCCCCTTACGGCAAAGTCCCGCTCCTCGAAGCGGCTCACGGCCACCCGTACCTGGTAGTTCACGGGGAAGACCTGGCCGGCGCTCAGGGTGAGCTCGCTCCGGTCGCCCATCTTGTGAATTTCCCAATAGTACTGCCGGGTGTAGCGGGTTTCTGCGGTTTTCTCGGCGCTCAAGCGGTACTCCCAGCAGAAGGCCACGTGGCTGATGGCCGGGATCTGGCCGGATGTGGGGTGGTCGGGGGAGCGGAGGCCGATGCCCGAGGTGGCAGGGGGATCGTAGAGGTAGACGTTGGCCCCGGGGCCGCCCTTGACGATCACCGCGGCGATGGCCAGGTTGCTGCTCCAGTCCACGTAGCGGCCGTCAGGGGAGAAGTTCACCGTGACCTGATGGCCGTAGGTGTCTAGGGGGTAGGTTCCGCTCGTTGGGGGGTCGATCTTGTAGGCTCCGTCAAACGTCACCACGGCCTGCCTGCACTCGAAGTCTGCGTTGCCCGACTTCCAGTCGGGGTAAGGGGTGACCCTGGGGCCTTCGGGAACCGCCACCGCTGGGCTCAGGGGCTTGCCTCCCATCTGGCCGCCACAGGCGGCGAGGAGGAGGGCTAAACCTGCCCCAAGAAGAAACCCTAACCGCTTCATGGGTTTCATGACCGCCTCCTTTCCCCTTCATGATGGAAGCGACCTCGAGGCCCCACAACGGGCTTTGGTTCTAGAGCCGAGCTCTGTGGATGCGTGCGACTTGTGCAAAAAAAGTCTTAGGTCCCTCCTAGACCAGAAAGCGGATGTGGGCCAGCTGGGTCCGCTTCCTCACCCCTAGCTTCTGGAAGACCGCCGTCAGGTGGGCCTTCACCGTCTTCACCGAGATCCCCAGCTCCTGGGCGATCTCCTCGTTGGAAAGGCCGATGGCCGCCAATGCGGCCACCTCTTTCTCCCGGGGGGTGAGGGTGGGGAGGGGCTCGCCCACCAGGGAGGCCACCACTTTCCGCTCGGCCCAGACCTCGCCCCGGGCCACGGCCTGGAGGGCCCGGACCAGCATCGCCAGGCCCTGCTCCGGGTACAAGTACCCCCGGTAGCCCCGCTTGAGGGCCTGGGGGGCCTGGCTGGGGTCCCGCAGGAGGATCACCGCGGGCATGGGGGGAGGGGCGGGGATCTCGTGGTCGGCCTCCACCACCCCCACCTGGGCGGCGAAGGGAAGGTCCACCACCTCGAGGCCCCGCGCCCTAAGGGCCTCGGCCAGGGCCTCTTTGTGCACTGCCAAAGGAAAGTGAAGCCAGACCTTCAGCATGGCCTGGCCCTATCCTAACGGCTTAGCCCCGAGCGGGCCAGGTGGAGGCTGGGGGCCGCCCTTGGCGGCCAGGCCCCCCGAGGCCCTTGGGGAAACCTAGGGCTTTGGGCGGGGCCTTTCGGGTTTCAGAGGGGGATGTTGTCGTGCTTTTTGAAGGGCCGCTCCTCCTTCTTGTCCCAGAGCATCCGCAGGTGCAGGTAGAGGAGGCGCCGGGTCTGGGCAGGGTCAATCACGTCGTCGATGTACCCCCGGCCCGCGGCCACCCAGGGGTTGTCAAAGGCCCGCTTGTACTCCTCGATCTTGCGGCGGCGGGTTTCCTCGGGGTTGGGCGAGGACTGGATTTCCCGGCGGTAGATGATGTTGGCCGCCCCCTCGGCCCCCATGACTGCCACCGCCGCCGTGGGCCAGGCCAGGACCACGTCCGCCCCCATGTCCTTGGAGTTCATGGCCAGGTAGGCCCCGCCGTAGGCCTTGCGGGCGATGAGGGTGATCTTGGGGACCGTGGCCTCGGCGTAGGCGAAGAGCATCTTGGCCCCGTGGCGGATGATCCCCCCGTGCTCCTGGGCTACCCCGGGGAGGAAGCCCGTCACGTCCACCAGGGTGAGGAGGGGGATGTTGAAGGCGTCCATGGTGCGGATGAAGCGGGCCGCCTTGTCCGAGGCGTTGATGTCCAGGGCCCCGGCCATGAACCGGGGGTTGTTGGCGATGACCCCCACGGGATACCCTCCAAGCCGCCCCAGGCCCACGATGATGTTGCGGGCGAAGCCCGGCTGGATCTCCAAGAACTCCCCCTCGTCCAGGAGGGTCCGGATCACCTGGTGCATGTTGTAAGGCCGCCGGGCATCGGGGTGGACCAGGTCTAGAAGCTCAGGGGTCAGGCGGTGGGGGTCATCCTTGGGCTCCACCACCGGGGGTTTTTCCCGGCTGTTTTGGGGCAGGTAGGAGAGGAGCCTTTTGATGAGGTCCAGGACCTCCCGGTCGTCCTTGCCTTCCAGGTGGGCTACCCCACTCCTTTCCATGTGCACCTGGGCCCCGCCCAGCTCCTCAAAGCTCACCTCCTCCCGGGTTACGCTCTTGATGACCTCGGGTCCGGTGATGAACATGTAGCTCCCGCCCCGGCTCATGAGGACGAAGTCGGTCATGGCGGGGCTGTAGACCGCCCCCCCGGCGCAGGGGCCCAGGATGGCGGAGATCTGCGGCACCACCCCGGAGTAGATGGCGTTGCGGTAGAAGACCTCCCCGTAACCGGAGAGGCTGTCCACCCCTTCTTGGATGCGGGCCCCGGCGGAGTCGTTTAGGCCGATGATGGGGGCCCCCACCTTGGCGGCCAGGTCCATCAGGCTGGCGATCTTCCGCCCGTGCATCTTGCCCAAGGAGCCGCCTAGGACGGTGAAGTCCTGGCTGAAGACGAAGACCAGCCGCCCCCCGATGGTGCCGTAGCCGGTGACCACGCCGTCCGCGGGGGCCTCGAGGCCCTCCATGAGCCCGGTTTCCAGGTGCTCGGCGAAGGGCATGAGCTCCACGAAACTTCCCGGGTCCAGGAGGTAGTCTATCCTTTCTCGGGCGGTGAGCTTGCCCTGCTGGTGCTGCTTTCGGATGCGCTCCTCGCCCCCGCCCAAGAGGACCTTTTTCCGCCTCTCCTCCAGCTCGGCAAGAAGCTCGTCCAGGATGAGTCTGGCGTTGTCGGCCATACTGGCCGCATGATACACTAAGAAGCCGGGCATGCTTCCAGCAAAGGCCGCCCGGTCGGGAGGTGAACCATGGCGCGATGGCTCTTGGCTGCCCTCTTGGCGTTCCTTCTGGTGCTTGGCCTTTGGGCCGGGTACCAGGGCTATACCCGCTTCCTCGCCTTGGAGGGGAAGGTGGCGGCCTTGGAGGCCCGGTTGGCTGCCCAGGAGGAGGCTCTAAAGGCCCTAGGAGACCGGGTGGGCCGCCTGGAGGCGGAAGCCTTCCAGGCCCCCACGCCCCCCCTCTCCCTGCCGGAGGTTCCCGAGGCGCCAGGGGCCCCGGCCTGGCCTTACGCGGTGGGGGTGGTGGGGGTAGTCCTCCTCCTCTATCTGGCCCTGCGCCTTTGGCCTAGGGGGGAGAAGCCCCCTAGGGAAGGGGAAAAGCCGGAAGTTTCCCAGGAGGAGGCGAGGATGGAGGAGGAAGGGGCCCCGCCCAAGGGGTGAAAACGCCCAGACCCCTTGGGGGGGCCTGGGCGGGGAAAACCCCTAGTCCTTCAGCCTTTTCACCGCCTGGATCAGGGCGGGGAGCACCTGGTGTACGTCCCCCACGATGCCGTAATCCGCGTGCTTGAAGATGGGGGCTTCGGGATCCTTGTTCACGGCCACGATGAACTTGCTCTTGTTCATCCCCGCCAGGTGCTGCACCGCCCCGGAAACCCCCAGGGCGATGTAGAGGGAAGGCTGCACGGTCTTGCCCGTCTGCCCCACCTGCTCGGCGTAGGGCCGCCAGCCGGCGTCCACCACCGCCCGGGTGGCCCCCACGGCCCCGCCCAAGAGGGCCGCCAGTTCCTCCACCCCCTTGAAGGCCTCGGGGCTCCCCATTCCCCGGCCTCCCGTCACCACCACATTGGCCTCGGCCAGGGATACCCCCTTCCTCTCCTCCTGGACCCGTTCCAGTATCTCCACCGTGGGCACCGGGGGCACCGCCAGGGGTACCACCTCCCCCTGGGTCCCCAAGGGCTCGGCCAGGGGGGTGGTGTTGGCCTTCACCGTGAGCACCACGGGCAGGGGGGCCCGCTGCCTCTGGGTGACCCGGTTCAGGTAGGCGTAGCGGGTGGCGTGGACCATGCCCCCTTCGGCAGCGCTTTCCAGGGTGTCCTCCAGGAGGCCGGCCTTGAGGGCGTAGGCCACCCGGCCCAGGTAGGTCCGGCTCTGCCGGGAAGAAGGGGCCACGATGGCCTTGGCCCCGCCCTTGGCCGCCTCCAGGAGGGCCGCCGCCCACTTCTCCGCCGTGTAGGGGCCGAGCTCGGCCACATAGAGGACCTCCACGTAGCCTCGGGCCTCCTCCACAGGGGCAGGGCCTTCGGCAAGGAGCACCCCTGCCACCTTTTCTCCCAGGGCCTCGGCCAGCTGGCGGGCCCGGGTGAGGGCCTCGAGGCTGGCCTTCCGCAGCTTGCTGCCGTCGTGGTCCAGTACCACCAGTACCATGGGATCCTCCCTCAGATGACCTTGGCCTCTTCGTGGAGGAGCCTCACCAGCTCCTCCGCTGCCTGGACGGGATCCTTGCCGTCCAGCACCTTTCCTAGACGGGCCTTCTCCTGGATGCCCTCTTCCAGGATCTCCACCCGGGGGTTCCCGGCGAAGGCCACCTTCTTGATCTCCTTCTTCTTGGCCTTCATGATCCCGGGGAGGGTGGGGTAGCGGGGCTCGTTCAGGCCCTGCTGGGTGGTGAAGACCGCGGGCAGGGGGACCCTTACCCATTCCGCCCCCTCGTCCAGGTCATGCTTGGCCTTGGCGGTGGCCCCCTCCAGCTCGAGGACGGTGGTCCAGGCCACCACCGGGACCCCCAGGGCCTCCGCCAGGGCACCGCCTAGGGCCTGGCTGTCCCAGTCCGCCTGCTGCCCCCCGGTGAGGATCAGGCTGGGGGCCTCCTCCCGCAGCACCGGGGCCAAGGCCTCGGCGGCGGTGACGGGGTCGGCGTAGCCCTCGTAGACCACGTGCACCCCCCGGTCCATGCCCATGGCCAAGGCGGTGCGGATGGCCTCCTCGGTGCGCTCGGGGCCAAAGCCCACCACGACCGCCTCGCCGCCATGCTTTTCCTTGAGGCGGAGGGCCTCTTCCACCGCGTACTCGTCCATCTGGTCCAGGATCAGGGTGGCCCCGGAGAGGTCCACCCGGCCTCCTTGGACCTTGAGTCTGCTCTCCCCGTCGGGAACCTGCCGGATCACCGCTACGAACTTCATCCCCTTGCCTCCTTTCACTCCGCCAGGAGGTGCCTGGCGATGATGAGCCGCTGGATCTCGTTGGTGCCCTCGTAGATCTGGTTGAGCTTCACGTCCCTTAGGAGCTTCTCCACGGGGAACTCCCGCACGTACCCGTAGCCCCCGTGGATCTGGATGGCCTGGTTGGCGGCCTCAAAGGCCACCTCCGAGGCGTAAGCCTTGGCGATGGCGCTGGCGTGGGCGTGGGGCAGGCCCTGGTCCGCCAGCCAGGCGGCGTAGTAGGTGTACATCCGGGCGGTTTCCAGGCCGATGGCCATCTCCGCCAGCTTGAACTGGATGGCCTGGAACTCGGCGATGGGCCGGCCAAAGGCCTCCCGCTCCTTGGCGTACTTCCTGGCCTCGTCTAGGGCCCGCCGGGCCACCCCCACGCTGCCCGCGGCCACGGGGATCCGGGTCTTGTTCAGGGTGTTCATGGCGATCTTGAACCCCTCGCCCTCCTCACCCAGGCGGTTCTCCACCGGCACCCTCACGTCCTCAAAGACGAGCTCATAGGTCCCCGAGGCCCGCTGGCCCATCTTGCCGTGGATCTTCACCGCCTGGAAGCCAGGGGTGCCCTTCTCCACCACCAGGGCCACCACCCCCTTGTGGCGGAGTTCCGGGTTTAGGGTGGCGAAGACCACCACCCACTCCGCCTCCCCCCCGTTGGAGATCCACATCTTGGTGCCGTTGAGGACGTAGTGGTCCCCCTGGCGCACCGCCCGGGTTTTGAGGGCCGCGGCGTCAGAGCCGTTTCCAGGCTCGCTGAGGGCGAAGGCCGCCAGGGCTGGCTTCTCGGTGAGGGGGCGGAGGAAGCGCTCCTTTTGTTCGGGGCTGCCCGCTAGGAGCACTGGGGTGATGCCCAGGTCGCTGGCCATGGGGATGGTGTAGATGCCCATGCAGGCATAGGCCAGCTCCTCCCCCACGATCACCTCGTCCAGCATCTTGAGGCCCATCCCCCCGTAGGCCTCGGGGATGATGGCGTTTAGAAGGCCCACCTCGTGGAGTTTCTCAATGACCGGCCAGGGTACCTCCTCCTTCGCGTCGTACTCCGCCGCCACCGGCAGGATGACCTCTTTGGCAAACCGCCGGGCCAGGGCCTGCAGCTGCTTCTGTTCCTCCGTGAGGCTGAAGTCTATGGGCATGCCCACCTCCTAGAGCAAGGGGCCCACTCTTTGACCAAGTCTAAGATTTTGCCCTATGTACACGTCAAAACCTCCATAGGGCATAACCCCAAGGGACTTCCGCGCCTTCCTCCCCCTGCACCCCAGAGGGCAAGCGCCCAAAGGGTGAGCAGGTCCAGCCCCGCCCGGAAGAGGCTCTGTCCCAGCCTCCCGTGCTTCTTGGGCCTCACCGGACGCACCCGGTGCAGCACAAGCCCCGTCCGAAACGCCCACACGAAGGCCAGGCTCAAGGGGACCAAAAGCCGCGAAAGCCTCTCCCCCCGCGTCACGTGCGTGGCCTCCAGGTCAAATCCCCGCCCCTTCAGGGCCCCAAAGAGCCGCTCTATCCCCCACCTGAGCCCGTACACCTCCAGCACCCGGTGAGGGTCCAGGTCCGTAGCCACAATCAGCCACTCCCGGACCCCAAGGCGCAACCCCACCACCCACATGCGCCGCCCGTAGACCCAGTACCGCCGCCTGGGCACCCGGCTCTCTCCCACCTTCAGGGAGGCAAAGAGCTCCCAGGCCCGAGGGCCCGAGCCCAACCGCCACATCCGGGTGTTGGCCTTGATTCGGATGCACCGGGGGATGCCCTTCTCCTCCAGGTACCGGAACCACGCCTCCCCTATGAACTCCCGATCCGCCAGGAACCCCTCCACCCGGAGGTGGGGGAAGTGGGCCCTCAGGAAAGCCAAGGCCCTCTCCATCAGGGCGATGCGTTCGGGGGTGGAGGAGTTGCCG encodes:
- a CDS encoding electron transfer flavoprotein subunit alpha/FixB family protein, producing the protein MVLVVLDHDGSKLRKASLEALTRARQLAEALGEKVAGVLLAEGPAPVEEARGYVEVLYVAELGPYTAEKWAAALLEAAKGGAKAIVAPSSRQSRTYLGRVAYALKAGLLEDTLESAAEGGMVHATRYAYLNRVTQRQRAPLPVVLTVKANTTPLAEPLGTQGEVVPLAVPPVPTVEILERVQEERKGVSLAEANVVVTGGRGMGSPEAFKGVEELAALLGGAVGATRAVVDAGWRPYAEQVGQTGKTVQPSLYIALGVSGAVQHLAGMNKSKFIVAVNKDPEAPIFKHADYGIVGDVHQVLPALIQAVKRLKD
- a CDS encoding response regulator transcription factor, with translation MLKVWLHFPLAVHKEALAEALRARGLEVVDLPFAAQVGVVEADHEIPAPPPMPAVILLRDPSQAPQALKRGYRGYLYPEQGLAMLVRALQAVARGEVWAERKVVASLVGEPLPTLTPREKEVAALAAIGLSNEEIAQELGISVKTVKAHLTAVFQKLGVRKRTQLAHIRFLV
- a CDS encoding electron transfer flavoprotein subunit beta/FixA family protein gives rise to the protein MKFVAVIRQVPDGESRLKVQGGRVDLSGATLILDQMDEYAVEEALRLKEKHGGEAVVVGFGPERTEEAIRTALAMGMDRGVHVVYEGYADPVTAAEALAPVLREEAPSLILTGGQQADWDSQALGGALAEALGVPVVAWTTVLELEGATAKAKHDLDEGAEWVRVPLPAVFTTQQGLNEPRYPTLPGIMKAKKKEIKKVAFAGNPRVEILEEGIQEKARLGKVLDGKDPVQAAEELVRLLHEEAKVI
- a CDS encoding type-5 uracil-DNA glycosylase, encoding MEGFTEFRSQLTACRLCPRLVAWREGVAGKKRAHRGEVYWARPVPGFGDPKARLLLVGLAPGAHGSNRTGRPFTGDASGAFLYPLLWEAGLASQRESLPGDGLRLLGVYLTAAVRCAPPENRPTREEILACSAWTRVELALLPELRVYLALGRVAHEALLEQFGLRRSTHPFFHGAHYPLPGGRHLLSSYHVSRQNTQTGRLTRDMFLEILLRAKALAGL
- a CDS encoding IS4 family transposase, whose protein sequence is MEQLTPLINALKRYWKADLRRLTFLAALVMALVTARTTSGPRLALSLGSIASPDPRSAYRRFQRFLAWPGLDGEGYARFIFALLRPQGLLLVMDRTEWELGKSKVNLLMLAFLYQGLAVPLFWSFLPHDGNSSTPERIALMERALAFLRAHFPHLRVEGFLADREFIGEAWFRYLEEKGIPRCIRIKANTRMWRLGSGPRAWELFASLKVGESRVPRRRYWVYGRRMWVVGLRLGVREWLIVATDLDPHRVLEVYGLRWGIERLFGALKGRGFDLEATHVTRGERLSRLLVPLSLAFVWAFRTGLVLHRVRPVRPKKHGRLGQSLFRAGLDLLTLWALALWGAGGGRRGSPLGLCPMEVLTCT
- a CDS encoding acyl-CoA carboxylase subunit beta; this encodes MADNARLILDELLAELEERRKKVLLGGGEERIRKQHQQGKLTARERIDYLLDPGSFVELMPFAEHLETGLMEGLEAPADGVVTGYGTIGGRLVFVFSQDFTVLGGSLGKMHGRKIASLMDLAAKVGAPIIGLNDSAGARIQEGVDSLSGYGEVFYRNAIYSGVVPQISAILGPCAGGAVYSPAMTDFVLMSRGGSYMFITGPEVIKSVTREEVSFEELGGAQVHMERSGVAHLEGKDDREVLDLIKRLLSYLPQNSREKPPVVEPKDDPHRLTPELLDLVHPDARRPYNMHQVIRTLLDEGEFLEIQPGFARNIIVGLGRLGGYPVGVIANNPRFMAGALDINASDKAARFIRTMDAFNIPLLTLVDVTGFLPGVAQEHGGIIRHGAKMLFAYAEATVPKITLIARKAYGGAYLAMNSKDMGADVVLAWPTAAVAVMGAEGAANIIYRREIQSSPNPEETRRRKIEEYKRAFDNPWVAAGRGYIDDVIDPAQTRRLLYLHLRMLWDKKEERPFKKHDNIPL
- a CDS encoding acyl-CoA dehydrogenase family protein, with translation MPIDFSLTEEQKQLQALARRFAKEVILPVAAEYDAKEEVPWPVIEKLHEVGLLNAIIPEAYGGMGLKMLDEVIVGEELAYACMGIYTIPMASDLGITPVLLAGSPEQKERFLRPLTEKPALAAFALSEPGNGSDAAALKTRAVRQGDHYVLNGTKMWISNGGEAEWVVVFATLNPELRHKGVVALVVEKGTPGFQAVKIHGKMGQRASGTYELVFEDVRVPVENRLGEEGEGFKIAMNTLNKTRIPVAAGSVGVARRALDEARKYAKEREAFGRPIAEFQAIQFKLAEMAIGLETARMYTYYAAWLADQGLPHAHASAIAKAYASEVAFEAANQAIQIHGGYGYVREFPVEKLLRDVKLNQIYEGTNEIQRLIIARHLLAE